GCTCGCGGGCCCTTACGCGACCATGCTGCTGGCAGATCTCGGCGCCGAGGTGATCAAGGTGGAGGGGCCGAGCGGAGATGACACCCGCACCTGGGTCCCACCGCGGCGTCCCGACGGGGTCTCGACCTACTACGCGGCGATCAACCGCAATAAGAAGTCGATCGTGCTGGACTTCAAGGATCCCGATGACCTCGCCGCAGCCCAGCAGCTGGCAGCGCGCGCCGACGTCGTCATCGAGAACTTCAAGCCGGGCGGCCTGAAGAAGTTCGGACTGGACTACGACTCGGTGGTCCAGGACAACCCGAGCGTCATCTACTCCTCCATCACCGGCTTCGGCACCCAGGGGGAGGGCGCCAAATACCCCGGCTATGACCTCATCGTGCAGGCCATGTCCGGGCTGATGAGTCTCACCGGCTCACCCGACGGACCGCCCTTCCGTGCCGGAATCAGCGTGTTCGACGTGATGGCCGGGCTGCATTCCACCATCGGCATCCTCGCTGCGCTGCGGCAGCGCGACCACACCGGGGAGGGCGCCCACGTGGAGGCCTCCCTGATGGCCTCGGCCATGTCAGGACTGGTCAACCAGACCCACGCCTATGTCGGCGGCGGGACCACCCCGATGCGCATGGGCAATGCGCACCCCTCGCTGTACCCCTACGAGGCCATGCCCACCGCCGACGATGACGTCATCATCGCCGCAGGCAACAACACCCAGTTCAGCCGCCTCTGCACAGTGTTGGGCATCCCGGAGATCGCCGAGGACGAGCGCTTCGCCGACGTCGGCGACCGCACCGACCGGCGCGATGAGCTGCGTCCGATCCTCGAAGCGGAGCTCGCCAAGCACACGGCCCAGGAGCTCTTCGAGAAGCTCAACGAGGTCGGCGTGCCCTGCGGGCCGATCAACACCATCAAACAAGGGGTCGAATACGCCGAGGCACTCGGCCTGGAACCAGTGGTGCAGGTGGGAACAGGTGCGACCTCAGTGCCCGGGGTCCGCCATCCGCTGACCTTCAGCACGATGACCCCGCGCTACGATCTGGCCCCGCCCACGCTGGGCCAGCACACCGAGGAGATCCGGGCGTGGCTTCAGCAGCCAGTGTCTCAGCTGCCAGAGCCCCAGCCGACCGAGCCTGCACAGACCGAGCCTGCACAGACCGAGAGGACGCAGCGATGAGCGGCGCAGAGCAGAACAATCACGCATCGAGCTACCCCACCTCGCTGGGGACCTCCACAGCCGAGGAGATCAGCCTGATGGGGCAGTCCCTCTCTGAGGACCTCATGGGCAAGGTCGGATTCGCCGAGCTGGCCTTCTGGATGACCGCCACCCGCCGGCCCACACCCGGGGAGCTGCGCACCTTCGAGGCCGTGCTCGTCGCGCTCGCAGACCACGGATTCACGCCCACCGCGATTGCGGCCCGGCTGACCTACCTCTCCGCCCCGGAGTCCATCCAGGGCGCCATCGCCGCCGGACTGCTCGGCGGCGGATCCCGGTTCCTCGGCGTCACCGAGGACACCGGCAAGTTCCTGCATGAGGTGCTTGCAACCGACGACGGCGCGCGCAGCACCGACGCGGACTATGACGCCCTGGCGCGGGAGGCGATCACCCGGGCCCGCGCTGCTCAGCAGATCGTCCCCGGGCTGGGGCATCCGGTGCACAAGGCCGGTGACCCGCGCACCCCGCGGCTGATCCAGATCGCGGAAGAAGGTGGCACCCGCGGGGAGCACCTGCGCCTGTTCGAAGCCATGGGCCGGGTCAGCGAGGAGGTGCTGGGCAAGAAGCTGCCGCTCAACGGTGCAGGCGTCTGCGGCGCAGCGCTGGCCGATCTCGGTCTGCCGGTGGACTTCCTGCGCGGCTTCGCGCTGCTGGCCCGTACGGCCGGGCTGCTGGGACAGATCGCCGAGGAGCGGCGCAGCCCGATCGCCCATGACATCTATATGCATGTGGACCGCAACGCACGGTTCGTTCCGCTGGCCGGCGGCGGGTCCAGTGGTGCTGCGGATTCAGGGGAGTCGAATCCGCCCGGCCACACCGATCAGACCAAGGAGAGCTGAACATGGCAGAGCTGACGGCGGTGCTGGCGAGCACCCACCACCCGTTCTATTACAAGGCCACCACCTCACCGGAGGATCAGCGGCCGCCCTACGCCGCCGACTGGCAGCGCAAGGTCGAGGCCTACCGAGCCACGCTCACCGCCGCGGAGCCCGACATCCTGGTCATGGTGGGAGCGGATCACTTCCACCAGCTCTGGCTGGACAATTATCCGCAGTTCCTGATCGGCAAGCAGGAGAGATACGACGCGACCTTCTACAACGAGGAGCGCGAATTCGGGATCCCGAAGTACACCCTCGCCGGAGACATCGAGCTCTCCCGCCATATGCACGAGGAGCTGCTGGGCAAGGACTTCGACCTCTCGGTCAGTCACGAGCTGAAGATCGATCACTCCATCATCTGCCCCATCATCACGGTCCGGCCCGAGGCGGACCTGCCGATCGTGCCCATCTACACGAACATCTTCGTGCCTCCGCTGCCCTCCCCGCGCCGGTTCTATGCTCTCGGGCGAGCGATCCGAGAGGTCATCGACAGCTTCCCCAGCGACAAGAAGGTGGCCGCCATCGGCACCGGGCACCTCTCGCTGGAGCTCGGCGGACCCCGGCAGTTCGGCGAGCACGGCCCGGATCCGCTCTTCGACGCCGATGCCATCGAATGGCTCTCCACCGGCAACGTCGACGCGATCCTGGACAACGTCACCCATGAATCGATGGCCGGTGCGGGCAACGCGACCCACGGCTTCATGGACCTGCTGCTGATGATGGGGATCGCCGGCCCCGGAGTCCAGGCCGACTATGTCGATCACCTGGACCTGTTCCACACCCGGGAGATGTACATGACCTGGTACCCGAACAAGACCCAGGACCAGCTCGAGGCGGCGGCGCGCGCGGCGAAGACCGCGCAGGCCAGCATCGGGCCGATCTACGCCAGCGATCCCACCTGGGACCAGTTCCGCGGTGAGCGCGCCGCGACGGCCGGTGCCGCCGAAGCCTGAGTCAGGAGCGAGCATGAGCAAGTACTACGTCAACAAGTTCCTCTTCACCATCGACCGGGACCCCGAATGGGTGGCCAGCTACAAGGAGGACCCGCGGGGCACGGTGGACCGCTGGGAGAAGCAGATCGGACGCTGGCTCAACGTGACCGAGCAGACCAGCTGGCTGGAGTTCACGCCCGAGGAGCGCGAGGCGCTGTCCACCCACGACTACGTCTCGCTCTTCGAGAACGGCGCGCACTTCTTCCTGAACCTCACGCTGTTCATCGCCCTCTTCGACGAGGAGTATGCCGCCGCGCACGGACCACTCGCCTTCCAGACGGAGATGGCGCGGCAGCTCGGTCACTGGACCGGCCGGGACTACCCCTCGGTCGCGATGTAGCCTCAGCCCTCCTCGGCGGGCAGCAGCGGAATCCGTCCGACGGCGGGCACCTCGCGCTCACGCACATGGCTCGGCAAGGACTGCCAGCGTGCCCAGTCCTCGGTGACCGCCGCAGCGGCCTCCTGCAGGTGTGGCAGGTGCCGGCTCAGCAGTGCGTCCAGGCTGGTCTCGGCGGCGTGGACCGTGGTGTTCATGGCGGCGAGGACATGCCCCTCGCAGTCACGCACCGGCACCGCGATGGAGCGGATGCCGCGCGCAAGCTCCTCGTCGGCCACCGCGTACCCCTGCTGCTGCACCCGGTCCAGCTCATCCATGAAGGACTTCTGGTCCCACTGCACGGCCGGGATCACCGGCGAACGTGAAGGTTCGGACAGGCGCTGGAGGATCTCGCGGCGCTCCATGTCCGCCAGCAGCACCTTGCCCTGGGAGGTGGGCGGGGCGGGGAAGCGGGTGCCGATGTCGACCCGCAGCCCGATCAGCTTCGGCACCGCGACGCGCGCCACGTAGACCACGTCCGGCCCATCCAGCTGGGTCATCGAGGCGGACTCGTGGGTGTGGGTCACCAGGGCCTCCAGATGTGGTCGGGCCACATCCCAGAGGCCCAATGAGCTGACATAGGCCATGCCGAGCTCCATGACGCGGGGGGTCAGTCCGAAGAGCCCATTGTCGGAGCGCACATATTCCAGCTCCTGCAGGGTCATCAGGATTCGTCGCGCGGTGGGGCGGGCCAGGCCGGTGGCCTTCGCCACCTGGCTCAGCGTGAGGCTGGGGTACTCGGCGGAGAACGCCGTGATCACGGACAGTCCGCGCGAGATGGCTTCGATGAACTCGGGGCTTCGCTCCGTCGACATCAGATTCCTTTCATTGGAGCTGGGCCTGGGTCTGGCCCACTCGCGCCTCGCGCAGCCTGTTCCAGGTGCGCACCAGCTGACTGAACTCCTTGACCTGCACGAGGACATGGTCTCGGGCGGTGTTCTCCGCGGTCTCCGTGTCTCCGCTGCTGATGGCCTCCACGATCGCGTGGTGCTCGGCGAGCGAACGGCGCATCCGATCCGGGGCGCGCAGCTGAAGCCGTCGATAGGGCTGAAGGATCCGGCGCAGGTCATGGGCCTGCTGCTGCAGATATCCGTTGCCGCAGGAGTCGTAGATGATGCTGTGGAAGCAGGCGTTCGCGTAGTAGTAGCCGTCGGCATCTCCGGCGGCCTCGTGGCGCTCACATTCTTCCAGAGCCCTCCGCAGCTCGGCCAGCGGCTCTCGCTCGATCCGTCGCGAGGCCAGCCGGGCCGCCATGCCCTCCAGCTCCGCCATGAGCTCGAAACGTTCGGCGAGCTCGGGGATGCTCAGCTCGGTGACGTAGGTGCCCTGTTTCGGACGGATCCGCACCAGGCCCGAGCGCTCGAGTCCCTGCAGCGCCTCGCGCACCGGGGTGCGGGAGCAGCCGAACTCGACCTGGAGCTTGGCAGGGTCTAGCCGCTCGCCCGGACCGTACTGCCCGTCGACGATGGCGTTCTCCAGCGCATCCCGCACGCGCTGGGCTTCAGGGACCCGAACCATGGCACCTCCTGTCTCGAGCATATCGCCAGAAAACTGTGGCGTGGATCACGTTCATGCCCTATAGTCGCTGTTATATACATCAGAACTCTTGTTATACACGGAAGGAGGCGGCATGCCGGCAACCCAAGGCTGGATTCTCTCGGACCTGCTGCGCTCCCTGGGGGGCAGCCGTGGCGCGGCTGAGTCGAACGGACCAGACCCCGCCGCCCTGGAACAGCTCACCGCCGCCTGTGATGTGCTCATGGGTGACCTTGGGGAGGCCTCGATGCGCGCCGTCGCCGATCGTGCGCTGGCCTCCTACCGAGACCTGGAGGACGACGCCGACCGGGTGACGTTCTTCAGCCACATGCTCACCTCCTACGCGGTGGACGATGACACGCTGCGCGAGGCGTACCAGCGGTGGGAACAGACCCACGGGCAGAGCGAGCTCGCCGACCTCTTCGACGCCAGCGAGCCCCGCCGACAGCAGCTGCTGCGCCGGTTGAACCACGCCGACGGCGCCACGCTGCATCTGGTCAACATGCGGGCCGATCTGCGCCGGCTCCTGCGCGAACACCCCGATCTCGCACCTTTGGACCGTGACTTCCGGCATCTGCTCAGCTCCTGGTTCAACCGCGGCTTCCTGCGCATGGAACAGGTGGGCTGGGATGCGCCCCGCGAGATGCGCCAACACCTGCTCGACTCCGAGAAGGTCCACCCCATGCAGGACATGAACGATCTCAAGCGACGGCTGCGTCCCAAGGACCGGACCTGCTATGCCTTCTTCCATCCGGCCACCGGGGACCTGCCGCTGATCTTCGTGGAGGTGGCGCTGGTCAAGGGCATCCCCGGCGCCATCGAGCCGCTGCTTGCGCCCACCGAGGCGCTCTCTCCAGCCAAGGCCGACACGGCGGTGCTGTATTCGATCAACAACGCGCTCGACGGTCTGGCGGGGATCTCCTTCGGCAGCCTGCTCATCAAGCAGGTCATCGATCAGGTCTCCACCGAACTGCCGCACCTCGAGAAGTTCGTCACGCTCTCTCCGATCCCCGGCTTCAGAAAGTGGCTGCACCAACAGCCAGCAGACTCCGGACGCACACCGCTGCGCGAGCTCGCCACCGAGCTTGAACGGCACGAGTCTGCCGCGGACCTCTCCGACGCCGAGGTGGAGGACCTGCGGAGCCGGCTCGCCTCCGCGCTGGCGCAGTACATCGCCCTGGAACGTCGAGCCGACGGTCAGCCGCTGGATTCGGTGGCCCGGTTCCACCTGGGCAACGGGGCCACTGCCTGGCAGCTGCACTGGCCCGCCAGCACGGCCGATTACATGTGGGACCAGTCCTATGGAGCCATGATCAACTACCGCTACGAGCCGGGACTGGTCGAGCAGCGGCACGAAGACTACGTCAGGAACGCCACGGTGGCGCTGGGAGCACGAGTCTCCCAACTGCTGCCCTCGGCAGACGCTCAGACCAGCAGCACGAAAGGAACCACTGCAGTGGAAGAACCAGCAACCGATCACACGCTCAGCGGCATCTACCAGGGCTTCCTCGCCCGAGCCGAGGAGCAGCCCGACAAGACGCTGTTCCACCTGCCCGGTTCAGGGACGCTGTCCTACGCGGAGGTGCTGCACACCTCGCGGCGGATCGCCACGAAGCTCATCGGAGACGGCGTGAAGCAGGGAGACCGGGTCGCCGCGCAGGTGGAGAAGTCCCCCGAGGCCATCGCGCTCTACCTCGCCACGCTGCAGATCGGCGGGGTGTACCTGCCGCTGAACACCGCCTACACCGGTGCAGAGATGGACTACTTCATGTCCGACGCCGCCCCGCGGGTGTTGGTCTGCGATCCGAGTCAGGCCGCCGATCACGTCCAGCGCGGTCGAGACGGCATCGTGGTCGAGACCCTCGGCACCACCGGGGAGGGCACTCTGCTCGCTGCCGAGCAGGAACACCGCGACATCGCGCAGACGCGTCCCGAGGACCCGGGTGCGATCCTCTACACCTCAGGCACCACCGGCCGCTCCAAGGGAGCAGTGCTGACCCACGAGAATCTGGCGGCCAACTGCGTCTCACTGCTGCAGACCTGGGAGTTCACCGCAGAGGACGTGCTCATCCATGCGCTGCCGATCTTCCATATCCACGGGCTCTTCGTCGCCGTGAACATGACGCTCACCGCCGGCGCCTCGATGGTCTGGCTGCCCAAGTTCGACGTCGCGGATGTCCTCGACGCGATGACGAACTCCGCCGTCGGCGCCACCGTGCTGATGGGGGTGCCCACCTTCTACACCCGGCTGCTCGGCTCGGACCGGCTCGGCGAGGACACCTGCTCGAACATGCGACTGTTCGTCTCCGGATCGGCACCGCTGCTGGCCGCCGATCATGAGGCGTTCCAGGCCCGCACCGGTCACGCCATCCTGGAGCGCTACGGGATGACCGAGACCGGGATGAACACCTCCAACCCCTACCGCGGAGGTCCCCGTCGACCGGGAACAGTGGGGCATCCGCTGCCCGGGGTCGAGGTGCGGATCACCGACCGCGAGACCGGCGAGGCCCTGCCGCAGGGTGAGGTCGGCATCATCGAGGTGCGCGGCCCCAATGTCTTCGCCGGCTACTGGAACATGCCGGAGAAGACCGCCGAGGAGTTCCGCGAAGACGGCTTCTTCATCACCGGGGACCTCGGCACCCTGGACGAGCAGGGTTACCTGAGCATCGTCGGCCGGGACAAGGACCTGGTGATCTCCGGTGGGTTCAACATCTACCCCAAGGAGGTGGAGGGACTCATCGATGATCAGCCCGGAGTGACCGAGTCCGCGGTGATCGGAGTGCCCCATCCCGATCTGGGCGAGGGGCTCGTCGCCGTCGTCGTCCCCGCGCCGGAGGGCGCCCCCGATGAGGCGCAGATCCTCGGAGCCCTGGCCGGGGAGCTGGCCCGCTTCAAGCAGCCGCGCGCCGTCCGCTTCGTGGACGCGCTCCCGCGCAATGTCATGGGCAAGGTCCAGAAGGCCGAGCTCCGCAAGCAGTACACCGACCTCTTCAGCGCCTGAGCGCAGCGAAGTCGTCAAACCCAAGTCAGGAGACAAACGATGGTTCTCTATGGAGTTGCAGCGCTGGCGCTGTGCATGCTCATAGGAATGCTGATCGGTGACGGTCTGGGCGTCCTGGTCGGAGTGGACGCCAATGTGGGCGGGGTCGGCTTCGCCATGATCCTTCTCGTGGTGGCCACCGACAGGCTGCGCAAGCGCGGCCTGTTCCCCAAGCCCACCGAACAGGGGGTGCTTTTCTGGAGCGCCCTGTACATCCCGATCGTGATCGCCATGGCCTCCACGCAGAACGTGGCCGAGGCCATCGGCGGCGGTCCCATGGCCGCCATCGCCGGGCTCGGGGCGCTCGCCGCGGGAGCCGCGCTGGTGCCCGTGATCGCCCGCATCGGAGGTCAGTCTGAAGCGCTGCCACCGATGACCGAAGAAGAGAAGCAGGAGGCCTGAGATGGAGATCGTCGCAGATGTGCTCGAACGCAACGGCCTGCTCTTCGCCTTCGTGGTGGTCGGAGCCCTCATGCTGCTCTCCGGGTGGCTGTCCAAGACGCTGACCAGGGGGCGGCTGCAAGGCTCCGCCATCGCCATCATGCTGGGCCTGGTGCTCGCCTACCTCGGCGGCATCCAGACCGGCGGCGAGGACGGGCTGGCCGATATCGCGATCTTCAGCGGGCTGGGCCTGATGGGCGGAGCCATGCTGCGCGACTTCGCCATCGTCGCCACCGCCTACGGTGTGGATCTGCAAGAGATCAAGAAGTCCGGCGCCGCCGGCGTGGTCGCGCTGATCGCCGGGATCCTGGTCTCCTTCGTGGTGGGCGCCGCCGTGGCGGCTGCCTTCGGCTACACCGATCCGGAGTCGATGGCGACCATCGGCGCCGGTGCCGCGACCTACATCGTCGGGCCGGTCACCGGCACCGCGATCGGCGCCAGCTCGGAGGTCATCGCCCTCTCGGTGGCGGCCGGGCTGATCAAGGCCGTGGTGGTCATGGTGTGCACCCCGCTGATCGCGCCGTTCATCGGGCTGAACAACCCGAAGTCGGCCATGGCCTACGGCGGTCTGATGGGCACCACCTCCGGCGTCGCGGGCGGCCTTGCCGCCACCGACAAGCGGCTGGTCCCCTACGGCGCGATGACCGCGACCTTCTACACGGGCCTGGGCTGTCTGCTGGGACCCTCGGTGTTCTACTTCACGCTGGTCGGCCTCTTCGGCTGAGGCCCCAGATTCCAGACTGATACCTGGGACCCCCCCCCAGCTCGACGACGGCGGCCGCCCACCTGCAGAGGTGAGCGGCCGCCGTCGTCGTCTGGTCTGTGGGCCGAGACCGGGAGATCTTCCGGCTCAGACTCCGGCGGGCTGGCGCTGGTGGACCCGTGCCGAGTGGGCCAGCTTCACCGCCCACTTCTCGCCAGGAGCCAGAGTCTTGCGCGTGCCTTCGACGTTGACGTCGATGGGCTCCGCGGAGCCTTCGGAGAGGTTCAGCTCCACCGAATCGTGGTTGATGGAGACCACGATGGGCTGGTTGCGGTAGCGCATCCGGAAGGTCAGCGCGGGCAGCTCGTCGGGCAGCAGCGGGTGCAGCCAGAGCGCGTCCGCGCGGGTCTCCACGCCGCCGTAGCAGCGCAGCACCATGTCCACCGTCCCGGCCATGGCGCCGAGGTGCACGCCCTCACGAGTGGTGCCGCCCTGGGTGTCGGCGAGGTCTGCTTCCAGCGCCTCCTTGAACAGGTTCCAGGAGCCGGAGCGGTCGAACCGCGCGGCGACCCAGCCATGGACGAGGCGGGAGAGTGTGGAGCCGTGCGAGGACCGGGCCAGGTAGTACTCCACGGTCTTCGCGAAGTCCTCCATGGTGAGCGTGTACCCCATGTGGTCCAGGGTCTCGACGAGCTCATCTGCGGAGAAGATGTAGCAGAGCATGAGCACGTCGGCCTGCTTGGAGAGCTTGTACCGGTTCGTGGAGTCACCCTCGGCCTGCAGGATCAGGTCGAGCCGGCCGATGTTGCCGTACTTGGCGCGGTAACCCTCCCAGTCGAACTCTTCGAGGTCCTCGTAGCCGGCGAACTGGCTGATCACGTTGTCCTCGTGGAAGGGCACATGCAGCCGCTTGGCGATGTGCTCCCAGTGATCCAGCTCGTCCTCGAAGATGTCCAGCCATTCGGAGAGCGGGTCATCGCGGCCGTCGAGGTCGCGCACCAGCCGTGAGGTGTGGCGCAGCATCCAGGAGGTCAGCACATTGGTGTACGCGTTGTCGCGGACGCCCGCGCCATGGGCGTCGGGGTAACCGTCGTGGTATTCATCCGGGCCCATGACGCCTTCGATGCTGAACCGGTCGGCCTCGGCGTCGTAGGTGGTCATGGAGACGAAGAACCGGGAGATCTCCACGAGGATCTCCGCGCCGTAGTCGGCGAGGAAGGTGTAGTCCTGCGTGGTCTCGAAGTACTGCAGCACCGAATACGCGATCGCCAGCGAGACGTGGCGCTGGCGGTGCGAGTTGTCCGGCATCCACATGCCCGAGCGTGGGTTCCACAGCTCGCTCGGGGTCTCCTCGCGCCCGTCGGATCCGGCCTGCCAGGGGAACATCGCCCCGTCATAGCCCTCGCTGCGGGCCATCGAGCGGGCCTCGCTGAGCCGCCGGTAGCGGTAGAGCAGCAGTCCACGGGTGAGCTCCGGCCGACGCAGCGTGAGCATCGGGTACATGAACATCTCGTCCCAGAAGAGATGCCCGCGGTAGCCCTCACCGGTGAGCCCGCGCGCCGGAAGGGTCGCGTCCAGGTCATGGCGCGCGCCGAAGGCGGTCTGCAGCACATGGAAGGTGTGCAGGTTCAGCGC
The nucleotide sequence above comes from Nesterenkonia halotolerans. Encoded proteins:
- a CDS encoding CaiB/BaiF CoA transferase family protein, which encodes MTDTASHAAGGAPLPLEGIMIADFSRVLAGPYATMLLADLGAEVIKVEGPSGDDTRTWVPPRRPDGVSTYYAAINRNKKSIVLDFKDPDDLAAAQQLAARADVVIENFKPGGLKKFGLDYDSVVQDNPSVIYSSITGFGTQGEGAKYPGYDLIVQAMSGLMSLTGSPDGPPFRAGISVFDVMAGLHSTIGILAALRQRDHTGEGAHVEASLMASAMSGLVNQTHAYVGGGTTPMRMGNAHPSLYPYEAMPTADDDVIIAAGNNTQFSRLCTVLGIPEIAEDERFADVGDRTDRRDELRPILEAELAKHTAQELFEKLNEVGVPCGPINTIKQGVEYAEALGLEPVVQVGTGATSVPGVRHPLTFSTMTPRYDLAPPTLGQHTEEIRAWLQQPVSQLPEPQPTEPAQTEPAQTERTQR
- a CDS encoding citryl-CoA lyase, translated to MSGAEQNNHASSYPTSLGTSTAEEISLMGQSLSEDLMGKVGFAELAFWMTATRRPTPGELRTFEAVLVALADHGFTPTAIAARLTYLSAPESIQGAIAAGLLGGGSRFLGVTEDTGKFLHEVLATDDGARSTDADYDALAREAITRARAAQQIVPGLGHPVHKAGDPRTPRLIQIAEEGGTRGEHLRLFEAMGRVSEEVLGKKLPLNGAGVCGAALADLGLPVDFLRGFALLARTAGLLGQIAEERRSPIAHDIYMHVDRNARFVPLAGGGSSGAADSGESNPPGHTDQTKES
- a CDS encoding DODA-type extradiol aromatic ring-opening family dioxygenase; protein product: MAELTAVLASTHHPFYYKATTSPEDQRPPYAADWQRKVEAYRATLTAAEPDILVMVGADHFHQLWLDNYPQFLIGKQERYDATFYNEEREFGIPKYTLAGDIELSRHMHEELLGKDFDLSVSHELKIDHSIICPIITVRPEADLPIVPIYTNIFVPPLPSPRRFYALGRAIREVIDSFPSDKKVAAIGTGHLSLELGGPRQFGEHGPDPLFDADAIEWLSTGNVDAILDNVTHESMAGAGNATHGFMDLLLMMGIAGPGVQADYVDHLDLFHTREMYMTWYPNKTQDQLEAAARAAKTAQASIGPIYASDPTWDQFRGERAATAGAAEA
- a CDS encoding IclR family transcriptional regulator domain-containing protein — protein: MSTERSPEFIEAISRGLSVITAFSAEYPSLTLSQVAKATGLARPTARRILMTLQELEYVRSDNGLFGLTPRVMELGMAYVSSLGLWDVARPHLEALVTHTHESASMTQLDGPDVVYVARVAVPKLIGLRVDIGTRFPAPPTSQGKVLLADMERREILQRLSEPSRSPVIPAVQWDQKSFMDELDRVQQQGYAVADEELARGIRSIAVPVRDCEGHVLAAMNTTVHAAETSLDALLSRHLPHLQEAAAAVTEDWARWQSLPSHVREREVPAVGRIPLLPAEEG
- a CDS encoding GntR family transcriptional regulator, producing MVRVPEAQRVRDALENAIVDGQYGPGERLDPAKLQVEFGCSRTPVREALQGLERSGLVRIRPKQGTYVTELSIPELAERFELMAELEGMAARLASRRIEREPLAELRRALEECERHEAAGDADGYYYANACFHSIIYDSCGNGYLQQQAHDLRRILQPYRRLQLRAPDRMRRSLAEHHAIVEAISSGDTETAENTARDHVLVQVKEFSQLVRTWNRLREARVGQTQAQLQ
- a CDS encoding AMP-binding protein; the encoded protein is MPATQGWILSDLLRSLGGSRGAAESNGPDPAALEQLTAACDVLMGDLGEASMRAVADRALASYRDLEDDADRVTFFSHMLTSYAVDDDTLREAYQRWEQTHGQSELADLFDASEPRRQQLLRRLNHADGATLHLVNMRADLRRLLREHPDLAPLDRDFRHLLSSWFNRGFLRMEQVGWDAPREMRQHLLDSEKVHPMQDMNDLKRRLRPKDRTCYAFFHPATGDLPLIFVEVALVKGIPGAIEPLLAPTEALSPAKADTAVLYSINNALDGLAGISFGSLLIKQVIDQVSTELPHLEKFVTLSPIPGFRKWLHQQPADSGRTPLRELATELERHESAADLSDAEVEDLRSRLASALAQYIALERRADGQPLDSVARFHLGNGATAWQLHWPASTADYMWDQSYGAMINYRYEPGLVEQRHEDYVRNATVALGARVSQLLPSADAQTSSTKGTTAVEEPATDHTLSGIYQGFLARAEEQPDKTLFHLPGSGTLSYAEVLHTSRRIATKLIGDGVKQGDRVAAQVEKSPEAIALYLATLQIGGVYLPLNTAYTGAEMDYFMSDAAPRVLVCDPSQAADHVQRGRDGIVVETLGTTGEGTLLAAEQEHRDIAQTRPEDPGAILYTSGTTGRSKGAVLTHENLAANCVSLLQTWEFTAEDVLIHALPIFHIHGLFVAVNMTLTAGASMVWLPKFDVADVLDAMTNSAVGATVLMGVPTFYTRLLGSDRLGEDTCSNMRLFVSGSAPLLAADHEAFQARTGHAILERYGMTETGMNTSNPYRGGPRRPGTVGHPLPGVEVRITDRETGEALPQGEVGIIEVRGPNVFAGYWNMPEKTAEEFREDGFFITGDLGTLDEQGYLSIVGRDKDLVISGGFNIYPKEVEGLIDDQPGVTESAVIGVPHPDLGEGLVAVVVPAPEGAPDEAQILGALAGELARFKQPRAVRFVDALPRNVMGKVQKAELRKQYTDLFSA
- the madL gene encoding malonate transporter subunit MadL, which codes for MVLYGVAALALCMLIGMLIGDGLGVLVGVDANVGGVGFAMILLVVATDRLRKRGLFPKPTEQGVLFWSALYIPIVIAMASTQNVAEAIGGGPMAAIAGLGALAAGAALVPVIARIGGQSEALPPMTEEEKQEA
- the madM gene encoding malonate transporter subunit MadM translates to MEIVADVLERNGLLFAFVVVGALMLLSGWLSKTLTRGRLQGSAIAIMLGLVLAYLGGIQTGGEDGLADIAIFSGLGLMGGAMLRDFAIVATAYGVDLQEIKKSGAAGVVALIAGILVSFVVGAAVAAAFGYTDPESMATIGAGAATYIVGPVTGTAIGASSEVIALSVAAGLIKAVVVMVCTPLIAPFIGLNNPKSAMAYGGLMGTTSGVAGGLAATDKRLVPYGAMTATFYTGLGCLLGPSVFYFTLVGLFG